The following nucleotide sequence is from Roseivirga sp. BDSF3-8.
TGAGCAGCCTGTGCCTTGGCACTTATCCATCCCATCATAATTGTAGCCATGGAAAAAGCGCCTACCTCAAAAAGGAACTGTAATGCAGTGGGCCAGCCCTGCCTCCAAATAGCCGAAAGGTGGGCTTTTTTAATACGGACTACTTCATTATAAGACCGGATATGCCTGTAGCGTGACGACAAGTAATAGTACATAGCCATCCCTCCCCCCATAAGTAGGCGCGATATTACGGTGGCCACCCCCGCTCCTACCAGGCCAAGCGGCGGAAACCCAAGCTTTCCAAATATGAGCAGGTAGTTGAGGACTACATTAAGAAGGTTTGCTGATATGGAAATATACATCGCCTGACGGGTATGGCTCAGTCCTTCTACAAACTGCTTATACACCTGGTATACCATGAGGGGCAAGATGGAGGCGCCAATGAGTAAGAGGTATGGACGGCATGCCTCTACCACAAGTGGGGGTTGCCGGAGGTTATCAAGCAATAAAACACCCGCTCCAAGCAAAAGGGCAAGAAAGATAGCCGCGAGGCCATTGAGGAGGAGGCCGTTCTTAAGAATAGCCGCCTTTCTCATTACGTTTTTTTTACCGTCTGCAGCGGCAGCAAGCGGGGTAAGGGCGAAGGAAAACCCTAATCCTATGGTAAGGATAATGATGAACACACCATTGGCCAGGGATGCTGCAGCCAAAGGAATAGTACCAAGCTGACCGACCATGATGCTGTCTGCAACTCCTACCATAACATGGCCTAGCTGACCTAGCATCACAGGACCCGCAAGGGTAAGCGTCTTCCTGATGTGTTCGTTTGTGGTCATTACTTATCTGCTTATTAAATATCGAGCATACGGGCCACTTTAAGGAGGCCAGCTACGCTGATTGCATCCGTTATTTCCTGATTCATGACCATATGTATGGCTTCAGCCAGGGGAAGATTACGGATGAGCAAATCTTCTGTTTCTTCGAATTCAGTTTCACCCTGGGTAAGATCTAATGCCAGAAATACGAAGCCTTCCTCATCGGTTACTGAAGTGGAAGTATGAAGCCTCATGATATTTTCCCACCGTGCTGCGGAAAGTCCCGTCTCCTCTTTCAGTTCACGCCTGGCTGATTCAAGAATATCTTCGCCCACCGGACCTCCTCCCATGGGTATCTCCCAGGTGTATTCTTCAAGTGTGTATCTGTACTGGCCTACCAGCCATGTATTCCCGTTTTCATCAACAGGAATAATACCCAGGGCTTTATTCTTAAAATGAACCTTACCATAAATACCTTCACCTCCTTTGGGATTGATCACCTGATACTCGGTTACATTTACCCAAGGGTTATCGTACTTCTCCACACCACTCAGGGTTTGCCAGGGGTTCTTATCCAGATCTTTCATGCGGCAAAAATAGCAAAAGGCCCGGGCTATTCTGTCTGCATGAAGAAAGACTTTTGTAAATGAAAAAATGACGGATCTGAATAAATTACCCCCACCA
It contains:
- a CDS encoding MATE family efflux transporter: MTTNEHIRKTLTLAGPVMLGQLGHVMVGVADSIMVGQLGTIPLAAASLANGVFIIILTIGLGFSFALTPLAAAADGKKNVMRKAAILKNGLLLNGLAAIFLALLLGAGVLLLDNLRQPPLVVEACRPYLLLIGASILPLMVYQVYKQFVEGLSHTRQAMYISISANLLNVVLNYLLIFGKLGFPPLGLVGAGVATVISRLLMGGGMAMYYYLSSRYRHIRSYNEVVRIKKAHLSAIWRQGWPTALQFLFEVGAFSMATIMMGWISAKAQAAHQIAISLASITYMAASGISASATIRVGNQLGASDFSSLRKAGFIAILIGGLFMALFCTFFIVFNDFLPTLYIDEIGVIEIAASLLVVAGFFQISDGVQVVTLGALRGMGDVKVPTIITFVAYWLIALPVGYLMGFHTTLGSSGVWFGLLTGLSVAAVLLLLRFHLESRRQKRKIKAARQPLLFD
- a CDS encoding NUDIX domain-containing protein, translated to MKDLDKNPWQTLSGVEKYDNPWVNVTEYQVINPKGGEGIYGKVHFKNKALGIIPVDENGNTWLVGQYRYTLEEYTWEIPMGGGPVGEDILESARRELKEETGLSAARWENIMRLHTSTSVTDEEGFVFLALDLTQGETEFEETEDLLIRNLPLAEAIHMVMNQEITDAISVAGLLKVARMLDI